The Nycticebus coucang isolate mNycCou1 chromosome 2, mNycCou1.pri, whole genome shotgun sequence genome includes a window with the following:
- the ARRDC5 gene encoding arrestin domain-containing protein 5 — protein sequence MSVVKSIELVLPKDVIYLAGSSIKGQVILTLNSTLVDPIVKVELVGRGYVEWNEEVGASRDYSRDVICNNKADYVHKIKTFPVEDNWLSAGSHTFDFHFNLPPRLPSTFISKIGHIFYFIQASCMGREHILAKKKIYLLVQGISDYHKENLFQTPVCVQAEKKVSYNCCSRGTIHLEIQMEKNVFMPGEKVVFTTEINNQTNKYIKTVIFALYARVRYEGFTLNAEQRSRMDSSELLRQEANTQITPFNTTKIVSTFNLPPVLSVSGNIRGEIMNTYYELVITMHLPWSLTSIKATVPIIIISTLVDSAQLPGAGGESEPVSQDNQN from the exons ATGTCTGTGGTGAAGTCAATCGAATTAGTGCTGCCTAAGGATGTGATCTACCTGGCTGGCTCCAGCATAAAAGGACAGGTGATTCTAACCCTGAACAGCACCCTGGTGGACCCCATAGTCAAGGTGGAGCTTGTGGGAAGAGGTTACGTCGAGTGGAATGAAGAAGTTGGGGCATCCCGTGATTACAGCAGAGATGTGATTTGCAACAACAAAGCAGACTACGTGCATAAGATAAAGACATTCCCAGTGGAGG ATAATTGGTTAAGTGCAGGGAGCCACACCTTTGATTTCCATTTCAACTTACCTCCCAGGCTTCCATCTACCTTCATTAGCAAAATTGGCCACATCTTCTACTTCATACAAGCTTCCTGCATGGGCCGGGAACACATTTTAGCCAAGAAGAAGATATACTTATTGGTTCAAGGGATTTCAGACTACCATAAAGAAAACCTATTCCAG ACCCCTGTGTGTGTGCAGGCTGAGAAAAAAGTCTCCTACAACTGCTGCAGCCGGGGCACCATCCACCTAGAAATCCAGATGGAAAAGAATGTCTTCATGCCAGGAGAGAAAGTTGTTTTCACGACCGAGATCAACAACCAGACCAACAAATACATCAAGACAGTCATCTTTGCCCTCTATGCCCGTGTGCGGTATGAGGGCTTCACACTCAACGCAGAGCAGCGGTCACGGATGGACAGCAGTGAACTCCTACGGCAGGAGGCCAACACACAGATCACCCCTTTCAATACCACCAAGATTGTCAGCACCTTCAACCTGCCCCCAGTGTTGTCTGTGAGTGGCAACATACGGGGAGAGATCATGAACACGTACTACGAGCTGGTCATCACCATGCACCTGCCCTGGTCTCTGACCAGCATCAAGGCAACAGTTCCCATAATCATCATCAGCACCTTGGTGGACTCGGCCCAGTTACCAGGTGCTGGAGGGGAGAGTGAGCCTGTGAGCCAGGATAACCAGAATTAA